The Bacteroidota bacterium genome includes a region encoding these proteins:
- a CDS encoding DNA replication/repair protein RecF, whose translation MFIRRLEVRTFRNHRQTSLEFDSPVNLIVGNNGQGKTNLLDAIYLSALTKSFQVSSDLHCIMHGADGYLVSQETNDEAGRSYHIQVRMDRLEGKTCFLHKERLQGSSDLIGLIPTVLLTLEDRFITMGSPADRRKFIDGILYQVSPAYIDHSRKYRRALRQRNDLLVSGSRNTPSWSDLLDSWTDELITYAVSIVSRRLDLVRELNDRLASLFEEDLSGFEKPELNYLCEGIREPDPASLIDQYRSVFRDLKGEEAARQVTLAGPHRDDMGITFNGQDVRYFASQGQHKHLLLMLKMASFFYLKEKKSETPLLLLDDMFSELDSSRLSVFSRFLPRFGQVFVTMTNRELLPVDSPFSIFTVSEGTVTRQ comes from the coding sequence ATGTTTATCAGGCGACTGGAGGTCCGTACTTTCCGGAATCACCGCCAAACATCACTTGAATTCGATTCTCCTGTAAACCTGATCGTTGGAAACAACGGTCAGGGAAAAACCAACCTTCTTGATGCCATTTACCTGTCGGCATTGACAAAATCCTTTCAGGTAAGTTCCGATCTGCACTGCATCATGCACGGAGCGGACGGATATCTCGTCTCACAGGAAACAAACGATGAAGCCGGGCGGTCCTATCACATCCAGGTCCGCATGGACAGGCTGGAAGGAAAAACCTGCTTTCTTCACAAGGAACGGCTTCAGGGATCCTCAGACCTTATCGGGTTGATACCAACCGTACTTCTGACTCTGGAAGACCGGTTTATCACCATGGGAAGTCCGGCCGATCGCCGGAAATTCATCGACGGAATTCTCTATCAGGTTTCACCCGCCTATATCGATCATTCACGTAAGTACAGGCGTGCACTCAGACAGCGGAATGATCTGCTCGTGTCGGGTTCAAGAAATACCCCTTCCTGGTCCGACCTGCTAGATTCCTGGACTGATGAACTGATCACCTACGCAGTTTCCATTGTTTCCAGAAGGCTCGATCTGGTCAGAGAACTGAACGATCGTCTTGCATCCTTGTTTGAAGAAGACCTTTCCGGATTCGAAAAGCCAGAACTGAATTACCTCTGTGAAGGAATCAGAGAACCGGATCCCGCTTCTCTCATCGATCAGTACCGATCGGTTTTCCGCGATCTGAAGGGTGAAGAGGCTGCGCGGCAGGTTACGCTGGCTGGTCCGCACCGTGATGACATGGGAATAACCTTCAATGGACAGGATGTCCGGTATTTTGCTTCCCAGGGCCAGCACAAGCATCTGCTTCTCATGCTTAAAATGGCTTCCTTTTTTTATCTGAAGGAGAAGAAGTCAGAAACTCCCCTCCTGTTGCTCGATGATATGTTTTCTGAACTGGATTCGTCACGGCTTTCTGTGTTCAGTCGGTTTCTCCCGCGGTTCGGACAGGTTTTTGTGACCATGACCAACCGTGAACTGCTTCCGGTTGATTCACCTTTTTCCATTTTCACCGTTTCAGAGGGTACAGTTACCAGACAATGA
- the gyrB gene encoding DNA topoisomerase (ATP-hydrolyzing) subunit B: MSQSEATLAPQIEYGADNITVLKGLEAVRKRPAMYIGDVGVRGLHHLVYEVVDNSIDEALAGYCNRILVTIHPGNSITVEDNGRGIPVEIHKEEGKPAIEVVMTVLHAGGKFDKDSYKVSGGLHGVGVSCVNALSEKLVATVHRDGQIYQMEFMRGVTQGSLKNLGSTDKRGTIVHFVPDEEIFRERIYHSEILTERLRELAFLNPGVEIVFTDEREAEVVSEVFLYNGGLVEFVKYLDENRQTRMKEPVTINGEKDNVQVSIAFQYNDSFNENVYSYVNNINTHEGGTHITGFRKALTRTLNAYAMKNELMKNAKISLTGDDFREGLTGIVSVKVPEPQFEGQTKTKLGNSEVQSIVETMVNDRLSEFLEMNPSVGRMILDKVILAAQAREAARKARELTRRKTALDSSTLPGKLADCSNSNPEETELFIVEGDSAGGSAKMGRDRRFQAILPLKGKILNVEKSRLDKILENEEIRNIVTAMGTSIGADEFDISKLRYHKLIIMTDADVDGAHIRTLLLTFLFRYFRDLIIRGHIYIAEPPLYKVKKGKREAYAWTEEERDQVVAEYTGESGRDSSLTISRFKGLGEMNPEQLWETTMNPETRTLQLVTMENAAEADHIFTVLMGDQVEPRRAFIEKNARYVRNLDI, from the coding sequence ATGTCCCAATCCGAAGCTACCCTGGCCCCACAGATCGAATATGGTGCCGATAATATAACCGTCCTTAAGGGACTCGAAGCAGTCCGTAAACGGCCGGCCATGTACATTGGTGATGTGGGGGTCCGCGGGCTGCACCATCTGGTCTATGAAGTGGTGGATAATTCCATCGATGAAGCGCTGGCCGGATACTGTAACCGGATTCTGGTGACGATCCATCCCGGAAATTCCATCACCGTTGAAGACAACGGCCGTGGCATTCCGGTCGAAATTCACAAGGAAGAGGGTAAACCGGCCATTGAAGTGGTCATGACCGTTCTTCATGCCGGTGGAAAATTCGACAAGGATTCATACAAGGTTTCAGGCGGACTTCATGGCGTGGGTGTATCCTGTGTGAATGCCCTTTCTGAAAAACTTGTGGCCACTGTTCATCGGGATGGTCAGATTTACCAGATGGAATTCATGCGCGGAGTGACGCAGGGAAGTCTGAAAAACCTGGGCTCCACAGATAAACGCGGAACCATTGTTCACTTTGTCCCCGATGAGGAAATATTTCGTGAGCGGATCTATCACTCCGAAATCCTGACCGAACGTCTGCGTGAACTTGCCTTCCTGAATCCCGGTGTGGAAATCGTCTTTACCGATGAGCGTGAAGCCGAGGTGGTTTCCGAAGTGTTTCTCTACAACGGTGGACTGGTTGAATTTGTCAAATACCTCGATGAAAACCGTCAGACGAGGATGAAAGAACCGGTTACCATCAATGGTGAGAAGGACAATGTACAGGTTAGCATTGCTTTCCAGTATAACGACTCATTTAACGAAAATGTCTATTCCTACGTTAACAACATCAACACTCATGAGGGGGGAACCCATATTACCGGGTTCCGGAAAGCCCTGACCCGTACGCTGAATGCGTATGCCATGAAAAATGAGCTGATGAAAAACGCCAAAATCTCACTGACCGGTGATGATTTCCGCGAAGGTCTTACAGGTATTGTATCGGTCAAGGTTCCTGAGCCTCAGTTCGAAGGCCAGACCAAGACCAAACTGGGAAACTCAGAAGTCCAATCCATTGTGGAGACCATGGTCAACGACCGGTTATCCGAGTTTCTCGAGATGAATCCTTCGGTTGGAAGAATGATTCTGGACAAGGTGATCCTCGCAGCCCAGGCCCGGGAAGCAGCCCGAAAAGCCCGTGAACTGACCCGCCGTAAAACGGCACTGGACAGCTCTACCCTGCCTGGTAAACTCGCAGACTGTTCGAACAGCAATCCGGAAGAAACCGAATTATTTATCGTTGAGGGTGATTCGGCTGGCGGATCTGCCAAAATGGGACGGGACCGTCGTTTTCAGGCCATCCTTCCCCTGAAGGGTAAAATTCTGAATGTTGAAAAATCCAGATTGGATAAAATTCTTGAAAATGAAGAGATCCGGAATATCGTTACAGCCATGGGTACAAGCATCGGGGCTGATGAATTCGATATCAGCAAACTCAGATATCACAAACTGATTATTATGACCGATGCCGATGTCGATGGTGCTCACATCCGTACCCTGCTACTGACGTTCCTGTTCCGCTACTTCCGCGATCTCATCATCCGCGGCCATATTTACATTGCTGAACCTCCGCTGTATAAGGTGAAAAAAGGAAAACGGGAAGCCTATGCCTGGACCGAGGAAGAACGGGACCAGGTGGTTGCTGAGTATACCGGTGAATCAGGCCGGGATAGCTCCCTGACCATTTCACGGTTTAAAGGACTTGGTGAAATGAATCCCGAACAATTGTGGGAAACCACCATGAACCCCGAAACCCGGACTCTGCAGCTTGTGACCATGGAAAACGCCGCAGAAGCCGACCATATTTTTACCGTTCTCATGGGCGATCAGGTTGAACCCAGACGGGCCTTTATTGAAAAAAATGCCCGTTACGTAAGAAACCTGGATATCTGA
- the glnA gene encoding type I glutamate--ammonia ligase produces MSKNEAIAKVMATIKDHNVKFIDFKFMDFIGSLQHITYPVSMFSEETFTEGKPFDGSSIRGWKSIHESDMLMIPDPESAFIDPFYAETTLSLYCDIYDPLTRERYDRCTRGIAEKAEAYIRSTGIADTIFFGPEAEFFVFDDVRYDVSGNYSYYNVDSFEAAWNTGRDEGPNLGYKNRVKEGYVPVAPKDKLADLRMAMSNVLESVGLTVEVLHHEVASAGQCEIGIRFNTLTKCADNLSTFKYVIKNVAYQNGKSVTFMPKPIQGDNGSGMHCHQSLWKDGKNLFFGNGYGNLSETALYYIGGILKHAPALLALTNPTLNSYHRLVPGYEAPVNLAYSQRNRSASIRIPVTGASAKAKRIEFRCPDPSCNPYLAFAAMAMAGIDGVINKIHPGDPLDKDIYDMKPEELANVPSTPASLYEALKNLEASHDWLTRGGVFPEDVVKHWISYKMEKEVKPASLYPHPIEFAYYYDV; encoded by the coding sequence ATGAGTAAGAACGAAGCCATTGCAAAAGTAATGGCCACCATTAAAGACCATAACGTGAAGTTTATTGACTTCAAGTTCATGGACTTTATCGGCAGTCTTCAACACATCACCTATCCCGTCAGCATGTTCTCGGAAGAGACCTTCACTGAAGGAAAACCTTTCGACGGATCTTCCATCCGCGGATGGAAATCCATTCATGAGTCTGACATGCTCATGATCCCGGATCCGGAATCGGCCTTTATCGATCCGTTCTACGCCGAAACCACCCTGTCACTTTACTGCGATATTTACGATCCGCTCACCCGCGAGCGCTACGATCGCTGTACCCGCGGTATTGCCGAAAAAGCAGAAGCCTACATTCGTTCTACCGGAATCGCTGATACCATCTTCTTTGGACCCGAAGCAGAATTTTTCGTCTTTGATGACGTTCGTTACGATGTATCCGGTAACTACAGCTATTACAATGTAGATTCTTTTGAGGCAGCCTGGAACACCGGACGCGATGAAGGACCCAACCTGGGTTACAAAAACCGGGTGAAGGAAGGGTATGTTCCTGTTGCTCCGAAGGATAAACTGGCTGATTTGCGGATGGCCATGTCCAATGTTCTCGAAAGTGTTGGTCTGACTGTTGAAGTTCTTCATCACGAAGTGGCCTCTGCGGGTCAATGTGAAATCGGTATCCGGTTCAATACATTGACCAAGTGTGCAGATAACCTCAGCACATTCAAGTATGTGATCAAAAACGTGGCTTACCAGAATGGCAAGTCCGTTACCTTCATGCCCAAACCCATTCAGGGTGACAACGGATCTGGAATGCACTGTCACCAGTCCTTGTGGAAAGATGGCAAAAACCTCTTCTTCGGAAATGGTTACGGAAATCTTTCTGAAACCGCCCTCTATTATATCGGCGGAATTCTGAAACATGCTCCTGCCCTTCTGGCCCTGACCAATCCGACCCTGAACTCATATCACCGTCTGGTTCCCGGCTATGAAGCACCAGTAAACCTGGCCTATTCACAACGGAACCGTTCTGCCTCCATCCGGATTCCTGTCACAGGAGCTTCCGCCAAGGCAAAACGGATCGAGTTCCGTTGTCCGGATCCGAGCTGTAATCCCTACCTGGCCTTTGCTGCCATGGCCATGGCCGGTATTGATGGCGTGATCAATAAGATTCACCCGGGTGATCCGCTCGATAAGGATATCTATGATATGAAGCCGGAAGAACTGGCCAATGTTCCTTCCACACCTGCTTCTCTGTATGAGGCGCTTAAAAACCTCGAAGCCAGCCATGACTGGCTAACCCGCGGCGGAGTATTCCCCGAGGATGTGGTTAAGCACTGGATCTCTTACAAGATGGAAAAGGAAGTAAAACCTGCTTCCCTGTATCCGCATCCGATCGAATTCGCTTACTACTACGATGTGTAA
- a CDS encoding DUF721 domain-containing protein yields MRSHIGKLFHISDWLNLFRSGTRAGQHMKKYDVIVQWESVVGRSIAAVAKPERIEKHVLTLRVQHAVWRQELLFRKNELIGQINTYFGENIVKDIIFR; encoded by the coding sequence ATGAGATCACACATCGGAAAACTGTTTCATATAAGCGACTGGCTGAATTTGTTCCGCTCGGGAACCCGCGCCGGCCAGCACATGAAGAAGTACGATGTGATTGTTCAATGGGAATCGGTTGTTGGCCGGTCCATTGCGGCAGTGGCCAAACCGGAGCGGATTGAAAAGCACGTACTTACCCTCCGCGTTCAGCATGCCGTCTGGCGGCAGGAACTGCTTTTCAGAAAGAATGAACTGATCGGACAGATCAACACATACTTCGGCGAAAACATTGTAAAAGATATCATTTTTCGGTAA
- the gyrA gene encoding DNA gyrase subunit A — protein sequence MASNDRIRPNQIVEEMKLSYLDYSMSVIVSRALPDVRDGLKPVHRRVLFGMNELSMGAGRAFKKSARLVGEVLGKYHPHGDSAVYDSLVRMAQEFSMRYPLVDGQGNFGSIDGDAPAAMRYTEVRMKRMAEEMLRDLDKETVDFQSNFDDSLEEPKVLPSAVPNLLVNGSSGIAVGMATNIPPHNLGEVVNALLAMIDNPEIELLDLMDLVKAPDFPTGGIIYGMAGVREAYRSGRGRCVIRAKASFETKPNGRESIIIHEIPFMTNKASIIEKIAELVKDKKVEGISDIRDESDREGMRVVIDLKKDAMGTVVLNQLYKYTQLQNTFGIIMLALVGGIPRVLSLKEVLRHYLDHRMDVVIRRTRFELKQAEARAHILEGLKIALDHLDEVISLIRSSPDTETAQSGLMTNFGLSEIQAKAILEMRLQRLTGLERQKIEDEYQELLKLIEKLRSILDSELLRLQIIREELNEVREKYADERRSEIVQADDEIDMEDLIADDQVVVTLSNQGFIKRVAIGEYRAQGRGGRGITAAAIGDDDYMAHMMATTNHQWLMFFTNLGRCYWLKTWVIPEGSRQSRGRSIANLLNMLPGEKVAAFIAVRGFDQGGFIMKCTRKGIVKKTELEAYSNVRKGGIIAVNIREDDELIEARLTSGTDQVILGSRFGKSIRFEESDVRDMGRNATGVKGMTLEDGDEVVGMVTTGSPDISLLVVTEKGLGKRSPLDEYRVQTRGGKGILTVKTTDKNGKMVAIREVDDTKDLMIITTQGTIIRQACSELRDMGRNTQGVRLIRLNEGDTIAAVEVVDHEELIDDQTPSA from the coding sequence ATGGCATCTAACGACCGTATACGACCAAACCAGATTGTCGAGGAAATGAAACTTTCCTACCTCGACTATTCCATGTCGGTAATTGTTTCAAGAGCGCTTCCCGATGTGAGGGACGGATTGAAACCTGTTCACCGCCGGGTTCTGTTCGGAATGAATGAACTGAGCATGGGTGCGGGCAGGGCCTTTAAGAAGTCGGCCCGTCTGGTCGGAGAAGTGCTCGGTAAGTATCACCCGCATGGTGACAGTGCAGTTTATGACTCTCTGGTACGGATGGCCCAGGAATTCTCCATGCGCTATCCCCTGGTCGATGGTCAGGGTAACTTTGGTTCGATCGATGGTGATGCCCCGGCGGCCATGCGGTATACTGAAGTAAGAATGAAACGCATGGCAGAGGAAATGCTGCGGGATCTGGATAAGGAGACGGTTGATTTTCAATCCAACTTCGATGATTCGCTGGAAGAACCCAAAGTACTGCCCAGTGCCGTTCCAAATCTGTTGGTGAACGGATCTTCTGGAATTGCGGTCGGAATGGCCACCAATATTCCTCCTCATAATCTGGGAGAAGTGGTGAATGCCCTTCTTGCCATGATCGACAATCCAGAAATAGAACTGCTCGATCTGATGGATCTGGTAAAGGCACCCGATTTTCCTACGGGTGGAATCATTTATGGGATGGCCGGTGTGCGTGAGGCGTACCGGAGCGGACGTGGCCGGTGTGTGATCCGGGCTAAAGCTTCCTTTGAAACCAAACCCAATGGTCGCGAATCCATCATTATTCATGAAATTCCATTCATGACCAATAAGGCCTCCATCATTGAAAAGATTGCCGAACTGGTCAAGGATAAGAAAGTAGAAGGTATTTCCGATATCCGGGATGAATCGGACCGTGAAGGGATGCGCGTGGTTATCGATCTTAAGAAAGATGCCATGGGAACGGTCGTCCTGAATCAATTGTATAAATACACCCAGTTGCAGAATACGTTTGGTATCATCATGCTGGCACTGGTTGGAGGCATTCCAAGGGTGCTCAGTCTGAAAGAGGTGCTTCGTCACTACCTCGATCACCGGATGGATGTGGTGATTCGTCGCACCCGTTTTGAACTGAAGCAGGCCGAGGCACGTGCCCATATTCTGGAAGGTCTGAAAATTGCGCTGGATCATCTGGATGAAGTGATCAGCCTGATCCGCTCCTCACCCGATACCGAAACTGCACAATCTGGTCTGATGACCAACTTTGGTCTGAGTGAAATTCAGGCAAAAGCCATTCTGGAAATGAGATTACAAAGACTTACCGGTCTTGAACGCCAGAAAATTGAGGATGAATATCAGGAACTCCTTAAACTGATCGAAAAATTACGTTCAATTCTCGATTCTGAACTCCTGAGACTTCAAATTATCCGCGAAGAGCTTAATGAAGTTCGTGAAAAGTATGCCGATGAACGCCGAAGTGAGATTGTTCAGGCTGATGATGAAATAGATATGGAAGATCTGATCGCTGATGATCAGGTGGTGGTGACCCTTTCCAATCAGGGCTTTATCAAGCGGGTTGCTATCGGAGAGTACCGGGCTCAGGGACGCGGAGGTCGCGGAATCACCGCCGCTGCTATCGGCGATGATGATTACATGGCCCACATGATGGCGACAACCAATCATCAGTGGCTGATGTTTTTCACCAACCTTGGCCGGTGTTACTGGTTAAAAACCTGGGTGATTCCAGAGGGCAGCCGCCAAAGCCGCGGCCGTTCCATTGCAAACCTGCTCAATATGTTACCCGGAGAGAAGGTTGCTGCATTTATTGCCGTTCGCGGATTCGATCAGGGTGGCTTTATCATGAAGTGTACCCGCAAGGGAATTGTGAAGAAAACCGAGCTCGAAGCTTACAGCAATGTCAGAAAGGGCGGGATCATTGCAGTTAACATCCGCGAGGATGATGAACTGATCGAAGCCAGGCTGACCTCAGGTACCGATCAGGTGATTCTGGGATCACGCTTTGGAAAGTCGATCCGTTTTGAAGAATCAGATGTGCGTGACATGGGCAGAAATGCCACCGGTGTGAAAGGAATGACACTCGAGGACGGAGATGAGGTGGTCGGTATGGTAACCACCGGCAGTCCCGATATTTCACTGCTGGTTGTGACCGAAAAAGGACTGGGAAAACGGTCCCCACTCGATGAATACCGTGTCCAGACCCGGGGAGGAAAGGGAATCCTGACCGTCAAGACCACCGATAAGAATGGAAAAATGGTCGCCATCCGCGAAGTGGATGATACCAAGGATCTGATGATTATCACCACTCAGGGGACCATCATCAGGCAGGCCTGTTCAGAATTACGAGATATGGGACGGAATACCCAGGGTGTGCGGCTTATTCGTCTGAACGAAGGCGACACCATTGCTGCGGTTGAAGTCGTTGATCATGAAGAATTGATAGATGATCAAACCCCCTCCGCTTAA
- the dnaN gene encoding DNA polymerase III subunit beta yields MKFKVNSGLLLKALNKVNSVVPAKTPLPILENILFKLSGNRLSLSATDLEVSMLTEIAVTGEKDGLVAIPAKRLIDTLKALPDTSLAFDVNDQNQITFSTDRGTYKLSGENGLDFPAIASISGGTSMSIDSKQLARMINHTLFAVSSDELRPAMMGVLFQFHADEFKTVATDGHRLVAFSFKGLAIDEPRTIIVPSKALNILLKNIEGPTIPVRVDDKFVSFELESGILVSRLIKENYPNYEAVIPSENNRTLVISNVELKSAVKRVSLFSNSSTHQIRFAMSDQPLKITGEDYDQGRSAVESVPSLFTGESLEIGFNANYIQDILDHIETDEVRFEFSGPTRASVILPAEQLENEHLLMLVMPVRINN; encoded by the coding sequence ATGAAATTCAAGGTCAATTCCGGACTGCTTCTCAAAGCTCTCAACAAAGTCAACAGCGTTGTTCCTGCAAAAACCCCGCTTCCCATTCTCGAAAATATCCTGTTCAAACTATCCGGAAACCGGCTAAGCCTGTCAGCTACTGACCTGGAAGTTTCCATGCTGACTGAAATTGCAGTCACCGGTGAAAAGGATGGATTGGTAGCCATTCCCGCAAAACGACTGATTGACACACTGAAGGCCTTGCCCGATACCTCCCTTGCTTTTGACGTCAATGATCAGAATCAGATCACTTTCAGCACCGACCGCGGAACGTATAAACTTTCTGGTGAAAATGGTCTCGATTTTCCGGCCATTGCCTCTATTTCAGGCGGAACCAGCATGTCCATTGACAGCAAGCAGCTGGCACGGATGATCAACCACACTCTTTTTGCTGTTTCTTCAGATGAACTGCGGCCGGCCATGATGGGCGTTTTGTTCCAGTTTCATGCCGACGAGTTCAAAACCGTGGCCACCGATGGTCACCGGCTGGTGGCCTTTTCCTTTAAAGGTCTCGCCATTGATGAACCAAGAACCATCATTGTTCCTTCAAAAGCCCTCAATATTCTGCTGAAGAACATTGAAGGTCCGACCATTCCGGTACGTGTGGATGACAAATTTGTCTCCTTTGAACTGGAAAGTGGTATTTTGGTTTCCCGTCTGATCAAGGAGAACTACCCGAATTACGAGGCGGTCATCCCATCAGAAAACAACCGTACTCTTGTGATTTCGAATGTGGAACTTAAATCGGCTGTTAAGCGGGTCTCGTTGTTTTCAAACTCAAGTACCCACCAGATCCGGTTTGCCATGTCGGATCAGCCTCTGAAAATCACAGGCGAAGATTACGATCAGGGCCGTTCGGCTGTTGAATCGGTTCCTTCTCTGTTCACCGGTGAATCACTCGAAATCGGATTTAATGCCAACTACATCCAGGATATTCTCGATCATATCGAAACCGATGAAGTTCGTTTTGAATTTTCGGGTCCCACCCGTGCTTCCGTTATCTTACCGGCAGAACAACTTGAAAATGAACACCTGCTCATGCTGGTCATGCCGGTACGGATCAATAACTGA
- a CDS encoding Lrp/AsnC family transcriptional regulator → MVEKLDSIDLKILQILMENGRRRRNEIAAEVGLSLPAVSERMKKMTDKGIIKGYSVILDAKRLGFDITAFIAVNVDGSKYYDSFTEKVKETEHITECHSVTGEGSHLLKIKVRNTSEIEWLLSKIQSWDGVHGTKTSIVLSTMKESTVIPLPE, encoded by the coding sequence ATGGTAGAAAAGTTGGACAGTATCGATCTGAAGATTCTTCAGATTCTGATGGAAAACGGACGCCGGCGCCGTAACGAGATTGCAGCGGAAGTGGGCCTGTCCCTGCCGGCCGTCAGTGAACGGATGAAGAAGATGACAGACAAGGGTATCATTAAAGGGTACTCGGTCATTCTGGATGCCAAACGACTTGGTTTCGACATCACAGCATTTATTGCAGTAAATGTGGATGGCAGCAAGTACTATGACAGTTTCACTGAAAAGGTAAAGGAAACTGAGCATATCACTGAATGTCATTCGGTTACCGGTGAAGGAAGCCATCTGCTCAAGATCAAAGTGAGAAATACCTCAGAAATTGAGTGGCTGCTGAGCAAAATTCAATCATGGGACGGCGTACATGGCACAAAAACCAGTATCGTCCTTTCCACGATGAAGGAAAGTACAGTGATCCCTCTCCCGGAATGA